The bacterium genome window below encodes:
- a CDS encoding STAS domain-containing protein: METDSLKIQAHLLGRENKGAVLVLHGFIDSATAHLLKEKLLVLGKDINLFILDFGGVKFIASAGWGVILGRIKENRDKGGDIFFANMASDVLSIYKLLDLNKVTKYFTSVDEAVKHAGISMPVIGGEKVPQSAAMKPRNIPQKKPTLEEAVRSIVMNSPLSNASQLKKILQGAPYHFSSLSVWKVYSTLRRLRLNTREQRLYFAWQQERRKRKE, from the coding sequence ATGGAAACTGATAGTCTAAAGATTCAGGCTCATCTATTAGGGAGGGAAAATAAAGGCGCGGTGCTCGTTCTGCACGGCTTTATCGATTCGGCAACCGCGCACTTGTTGAAAGAAAAATTGTTGGTCCTGGGCAAAGACATTAACCTGTTCATACTGGATTTTGGGGGAGTCAAGTTCATCGCGTCAGCCGGGTGGGGTGTGATCCTTGGTCGGATCAAGGAAAATCGCGACAAGGGAGGCGATATTTTCTTCGCCAATATGGCAAGCGACGTCCTTTCCATTTACAAACTCCTTGATCTGAACAAGGTAACCAAGTATTTCACCAGTGTTGATGAAGCAGTAAAGCATGCCGGTATATCAATGCCGGTCATAGGTGGAGAAAAAGTGCCTCAAAGCGCAGCGATGAAACCCAGGAATATCCCGCAGAAAAAACCGACGCTTGAAGAAGCCGTCCGTTCCATTGTTATGAACAGTCCCCTTTCAAATGCCTCGCAGCTTAAAAAGATATTGCAGGGCGCGCCATACCATTTTTCCTCACTGAGCGTCTGGAAGGTATATTCGACCCTGCGGCGACTGAGGCTGAATACGCGGGAGCAACGTCTTTATTTCGCCTGGCAGCAGGAACGAAGAAAAAGAAAGGAATAG